Proteins encoded within one genomic window of Diorhabda sublineata isolate icDioSubl1.1 chromosome 1, icDioSubl1.1, whole genome shotgun sequence:
- the LOC130452365 gene encoding uncharacterized protein LOC130452365 isoform X1: MDEKTELSAVHPTEMLESVDSNIEGGIDTEEATTDTKSADVNEEAEATEQTESKNEPDAEVEPEHEPESNNDPTDPSNDENTLISELNDVPLSAAVNSEADSFLDSLTSENTPGDTESPISDEPTAPNIDADNPDISTDISMPSLTLSEEPPSIHFVNLGEKSEENDESKEEISKDVTIREKDPVCSLEEELQRMHEGDPILENTNDAKVEDDKTGVKDEKFDVEMNKPENNATPIMKDSDLEEMLAADEVVQDPAVIKNSQEELKQIDILVCGKCHEVFNLVEEFQEHKEKKCSQISKVLPSCMLESKPQVWAFALWKSKQVKLQSEKGTSRTQWELYKDWCNLAQTEKDAWISAGETLQYCQKLGTAKLTEIKVQKAHADGDKDPLSLDGFGKTDSNKENSTFDNSKSPLLEVKRTVINKPKAVPIVQKNNNEANSNKAMRTVQAKDKSEYAVEKIVAKRFNPKKKTLEYQIKWEHFSSEDNTWEPLANLNHCKQMVDEFEEQLKKLKAEKAKQQAMALAKNSPKIKSAPTSSSPASSSSLISTGTTGNRPQRTSKQKALDQVKAWCGNISDDENLTGFKRSRSPDSDDSFEKRLKFDDLSDDSETETKPKIQFRKIAPKPSTTNTSPVQILKNGIGKNTPLPQNILIPDANGVVRINQKQLPSLSTGVYIMSKTAGIIKLDSDTSKVATSGGQTIVKVAPKIGQTQIKIMKKDGTSTQRIVQMSPKNIPTQKAMKTHLSRAQKMVTEIRPSHQVVKRTPEIVKKSLLNKSDSEKRQIPIKKLPELVPKQTSKSMSSGKSRESGNQKDDESDDGLEELPFPDEIKIPEPDEEENTEFTLDPETGKIAGMEYPDPEPEPEPTEETKSDTSLDNIVKLAAADITEEDLKNEPQDPVDMEMHTLLQDDDETKIMKTESQHIPEKRFATASPMKPVVKMSVTPRKVAANPSSILNKALTGPHVVRRTVVGPPTQRLQQKVMNPSINRSPQVVNPVVRQVNTYVRTKPTAPKPKFNVAGEPPKFIRPNHNASPKNVYSYTRQVVQNSPNVRKIGNTTVRSSNMMGGQQQKMQSKLVRTSSGIVQRIVSPARKESMVIRGQPERIERKMAPQKPKTVISMPSLMSDDELLITTKTPQKRKQEPTSIQISAPEGNENEQIQQIQQIQQIQQMEEQPTTMIETPIIAHQQESDEISREAQAVATLSPDMSSFTLADNENPIFITGDDGTVYQVAGQNEQGQTILLTQGSDGQQQCLLVTNEVAEAMETSGEEATQAQPEISMPQISPDVTEPLSVKTDTVDSNDQVVAQVVRAEPPSPGGTHKVVVMLPDGNLMVTQVSPEEYASLELE; the protein is encoded by the exons ATGGATGAAAAAACCGAGTTGTCTGCTGTACACCCGACGGAGATGCTCGAATCAGTGGATTCTAACATTGAAGGGGGGATTGATACTGAAGAAGCAACAACAGATACAAAAAGTGCTGATGTTAATGAAGAGGCAGAAGCAACTGAACAAACTGAAAGTAAAAATGAACCTGATGCTGAAGTTGAACCTGAACATGAACCCGAATCTAACAATGATCCTACTGATCCAAGTAATGATGAAAATACATTAATTTCTGAATTAAATGATGTTCCCCTATCTGCTGCAGTAAATTCTGAAGCTGATTCTTTCTTAG attcgTTAACTTCAGAAAATACACCTGGTGATACAGAATCACCAATTTCCGATGAACCAACAGCACCTAATATTGATGCTGATAATCCTGATATATCAACAGATATATCTATGCCTTCACTTACTTTATCTGAGGAACCTCCTTCAatccattttgttaatttagGAGAAAAATCAGAAGAGAATGATGAATCAAAGGAAGAAATTTCTAAAGATGTCACAATTAGAGAAAAGGATCCAGTTTGTTCCCTTGAAGAAGAGTTGCAGAGAATGCATGAGGGAGACcctattttggaaaatactaaTGATGCAAAGGTAGAGGACGATAAAACAGGAGTGaaagatgaaaaatttgatgttgaAATGAATAAACCTGAAAATAATGCAACTCCTATAATGAAGGATTCTGATTTAGAGGAAATGTTAGCAGCTGATGAAGTTGTGCAAGATCCTGCGGTTATTAAAA ATTCACAAGAAGAGTTGAAACAAATAGATATATTGGTTTGTGGCAAATGTCATGAAGTTTTTAATTTGGTAGAAGAATTTCAAGAACATAAGGAGAAAAAATGCAGTCAAATTTCAAAAGTACTACCTAGTTGTATGTTGGAAAGTAAGCCGCAAGTTTGGGCATTTGCTTTATGGAAAAGTAAACAAGTGAAACTGCAATCTGAGAAAGGTACTTCGCGTACACAATGGGAACTATACAAAGATTGGTGTAATTTGGCTCAAACCGAGAAAGATGCTTGGATATCTGCAGGAGAAACTCTGCAATACTGTCAGAAACTGGGAACAGCAAAACTGACTGAGATCAAGGTACAAAAAGCTCATGCAGATGGTGACAAAGATCCTTTATCTTTGGATGGTTTTggtaaaa CAGAtagtaataaagaaaattcaaCATTTGATAATTCTAAATCACCTTTACTTGAGGTAAAACGAACAGTCATTAATAAACCTAAGGCTGTTCCAATAGTTCAGAAG aacaaTAATGAAGCAAATTCAAATAAGGCCATGAGGACAGTACAAGCTAAGGACAAAAGTGAATATGCAGTGGAAAAGATCGTTGCAAAGCGATTTAATCCAAAGAAAAAAACGTtagaatatcaaattaaatgggaacatttttcaag CGAGGACAATACCTGGGAACCACTTGCTAATTTAAATCATTGCAAGCAAATGGTGGACGAATTTGAGGAACAACTGAAGAAGTTGAAAGCAGAAAAAGCCAAACAGCAAGCAATGGCTTTGGCTAAAAATTCACCAAAGATAAAATCAGCACCAACTTCCAGCTCTCCTGCTAGCTCATCAAGCTTAATTTCTACAGGAACAACTGGAAA cCGCCCTCAAAGAACTAGTAAACAAAAAGCACTGGATCAGGTCAAAGCCTGGTGTGGCAACATTTCAGACGATGAAAATTTAACTGGATTTAAAAGATCCCGAAGTCCAGATAGTGAcgattcttttgaaaaaagattAAAGTTTGACGATTTGTCTGATGATtccgaaacagaaacgaaacccAAAATACAATTTAGGAAAATTGCTCCAAAACCAAGTACCACCAATACTTCGCCAGTGCAAATTCTCAAGAATGGTATTGGTAAAAACACACCTTtaccacaaaatattttaataccaGACGCAAACGGAGTGGTCAGGATCAATCAGAAACAGTTACCATCATTGAGCACTGGG gtttATATAATGTCGAAAACTGCCGGAATTATTAAACTCGATTCTGATACATCTAAAGTTGCTACAAGTGGTGGTCAGACAATTGTTAAAGTTGCCCCCAAAATTGGTCAAACCCAGATAAAGATAATGAAAAAGGATGGCACATCAACACAAAGGATTGTCCAGATGAGTCCTAAGAATATTCCCACTCAAAAG GCAATGAAGACCCACTTATCAAGAGCACAAAAAATGGTAACAGAAATTAGACCATCCCATCAAGTGGTTAAGAGAACAccagaaattgtaaaaaaatctttaCTCAATAAATCAGATTCGGAAAAAAGGCAAATACCTATAAAAAAACTTCCAGAGCTAGTCCCCAAACAAACTTCCAAATCAATGTCCTCAGGAAAATCAAGAGAATCTGGCAATCAAAAAGATGATGAATCTGATGACGGTTTGGAAGAATTACCATTTCCTGATGAAATAAAGATACCAGAAcctgatgaagaagaaaatactGAGTTCACTTTGGATCCTGAAACTGGGAAAATAGCag GCATGGAATATCCTGACCCTGAGCCAGAACCAGAACCAACAGAAGAAACTAAATCTGATACTTCCTTAGACAACATAGTGAAATTGGCAGCAGCTGATATAACAGAAGAGGATCTGAAAAATGAACCCCAAGATCCCGTTGACATGGAAATGCACACTCTACTGCAAGATGATGATGAAACTAAAATCATGAAG ACTGAATCACAACATATACCTGAAAAAAGGTTTGCAACAGCATCACCTATGAAACCAGTTGTAAAAATGTCTGTGACTCCACGAAAAGTGGCAGCAAATCCTTCATCAATACTGAATAAGGCACTCACTGGTCCCCATGTTGTTAGAAGAACTGTAGTAGGTCCTCCGACACAAAGATTACAA CAAAAAGTTATGAATCCATCAATCAATCGAAGTCCTCAGGTAGTGAATCCAGTAGTACGGCAAGTCAATACCTATGTCAGAACAAAACCTACAGCGCCAAAACCAAAGTTCAATGTTGCTGGTGAACCACCAAAATTCATTCGCCCCAATCACAATGCTTCGCCCAAAAACGTTTACTCTTATACTAGGCAAGTTGTTCAAAATTCGCCAAATGTGAGGAAAATCGGTAACACAACAGTTAG aAGTTCAAACATGATGGGTGGTCAACAACAGAAAATGCAATCAAAATTAGTTAGAACTAGTTCAGGAATAGTCCAGAGGATAGTTTCACCTGCGAGAAAAGAGTCTATGGTTATTAGGGGACAACCGGaaagaattgaaagaaaaatggcTCCACAAAAACCTAAGACTGTTATAAGCATGCCCTCATTAATGA gTGATGATGAACTACTGATAACGACGAAAACACCACAAAAACGTAAACAAGAACCTACATCTATTCAAATATCGGCTCCAGAAGGAAACGAAAATGAACAAATACAGCAAATTCAACAGATACAACAAATCCAACAAATGGAAGAACAGCCGACAACTATGATAGAAACTCCCATTATTGCTCATCAACAAGAATCTGATGAAATTTCTAGGGAAGCTCAAGCTGTTGCTACTTTATCACCAGATATGTCTTCATTTACCCTTGCCGATAACGAAAATCCCATTTTTATCACAGGAGATGATGGTACTGTGTATCAAGTAGCAGGTCAAAATGAACAG GGTCAAACGATACTACTGACTCAAGGCAGTGATGGACAACAACAATGTTTATTAGTGACAAATGAAGTTGCAGAAGCTATGGAAACGAGTGGAGAAGAAGCAACTCAGGCTCAACCAGAAATATCTATGCCTCAAATTAGTCCTGATGTAACCGAACCCTTGTCAGTTAAAACAGACACAGTTGATAGTAATGATCAAGTTGTAGCACAAGTTGTAAGAGCAGAACCTCCAAGTCCAG GTGGAACTCATAAAGTCGTGGTAATGCTTCCAGACGGAAATCTAATGGTAACTCAAGTGTCACCTGAGGAGTATGCTAGTTTGGAACTGGAATAA
- the LOC130452365 gene encoding uncharacterized protein LOC130452365 isoform X6 — MDEKTELSAVHPTEMLESVDSNIEGGIDTEEATTDTKSADVNEEAEATEQTESKNEPDAEVEPEHEPESNNDPTDPSNDENTLISELNDVPLSAAVNSEADSFLDSLTSENTPGDTESPISDEPTAPNIDADNPDISTDISMPSLTLSEEPPSIHFVNLGEKSEENDESKEEISKDVTIREKDPVCSLEEELQRMHEGDPILENTNDAKVEDDKTGVKDEKFDVEMNKPENNATPIMKDSDLEEMLAADEVVQDPAVIKNSQEELKQIDILVCGKCHEVFNLVEEFQEHKEKKCSQISKVLPSCMLESKPQVWAFALWKSKQVKLQSEKGTSRTQWELYKDWCNLAQTEKDAWISAGETLQYCQKLGTAKLTEIKVQKAHADGDKDPLSLDGFDSNKENSTFDNSKSPLLEVKRTVINKPKAVPIVQKNNNEANSNKAMRTVQAKDKSEYAVEKIVAKRFNPKKKTLEYQIKWEHFSSEDNTWEPLANLNHCKQMVDEFEEQLKKLKAEKAKQQAMALAKNSPKIKSAPTSSSPASSSSLISTGTTGNRPQRTSKQKALDQVKAWCGNISDDENLTGFKRSRSPDSDDSFEKRLKFDDLSDDSETETKPKIQFRKIAPKPSTTNTSPVQILKNGIGKNTPLPQNILIPDANGVVRINQKQLPSLSTGVYIMSKTAGIIKLDSDTSKVATSGGQTIVKVAPKIGQTQIKIMKKDGTSTQRIVQMSPKNIPTQKAMKTHLSRAQKMVTEIRPSHQVVKRTPEIVKKSLLNKSDSEKRQIPIKKLPELVPKQTSKSMSSGKSRESGNQKDDESDDGLEELPFPDEIKIPEPDEEENTEFTLDPETGKIAGMEYPDPEPEPEPTEETKSDTSLDNIVKLAAADITEEDLKNEPQDPVDMEMHTLLQDDDETKIMKTESQHIPEKRFATASPMKPVVKMSVTPRKVAANPSSILNKALTGPHVVRRTVVGPPTQRLQQKVMNPSINRSPQVVNPVVRQVNTYVRTKPTAPKPKFNVAGEPPKFIRPNHNASPKNVYSYTRQVVQNSPNVRKIGNTTVRSSNMMGGQQQKMQSKLVRTSSGIVQRIVSPARKESMVIRGQPERIERKMAPQKPKTVISMPSLMSDDELLITTKTPQKRKQEPTSIQISAPEGNENEQIQQIQQIQQIQQMEEQPTTMIETPIIAHQQESDEISREAQAVATLSPDMSSFTLADNENPIFITGDDGTVYQVAGQNEQGQTILLTQGSDGQQQCLLVTNEVAEAMETSGEEATQAQPEISMPQISPDVTEPLSVKTDTVDSNDQVVAQVVRAEPPSPGGTHKVVVMLPDGNLMVTQVSPEEYASLELE; from the exons ATGGATGAAAAAACCGAGTTGTCTGCTGTACACCCGACGGAGATGCTCGAATCAGTGGATTCTAACATTGAAGGGGGGATTGATACTGAAGAAGCAACAACAGATACAAAAAGTGCTGATGTTAATGAAGAGGCAGAAGCAACTGAACAAACTGAAAGTAAAAATGAACCTGATGCTGAAGTTGAACCTGAACATGAACCCGAATCTAACAATGATCCTACTGATCCAAGTAATGATGAAAATACATTAATTTCTGAATTAAATGATGTTCCCCTATCTGCTGCAGTAAATTCTGAAGCTGATTCTTTCTTAG attcgTTAACTTCAGAAAATACACCTGGTGATACAGAATCACCAATTTCCGATGAACCAACAGCACCTAATATTGATGCTGATAATCCTGATATATCAACAGATATATCTATGCCTTCACTTACTTTATCTGAGGAACCTCCTTCAatccattttgttaatttagGAGAAAAATCAGAAGAGAATGATGAATCAAAGGAAGAAATTTCTAAAGATGTCACAATTAGAGAAAAGGATCCAGTTTGTTCCCTTGAAGAAGAGTTGCAGAGAATGCATGAGGGAGACcctattttggaaaatactaaTGATGCAAAGGTAGAGGACGATAAAACAGGAGTGaaagatgaaaaatttgatgttgaAATGAATAAACCTGAAAATAATGCAACTCCTATAATGAAGGATTCTGATTTAGAGGAAATGTTAGCAGCTGATGAAGTTGTGCAAGATCCTGCGGTTATTAAAA ATTCACAAGAAGAGTTGAAACAAATAGATATATTGGTTTGTGGCAAATGTCATGAAGTTTTTAATTTGGTAGAAGAATTTCAAGAACATAAGGAGAAAAAATGCAGTCAAATTTCAAAAGTACTACCTAGTTGTATGTTGGAAAGTAAGCCGCAAGTTTGGGCATTTGCTTTATGGAAAAGTAAACAAGTGAAACTGCAATCTGAGAAAGGTACTTCGCGTACACAATGGGAACTATACAAAGATTGGTGTAATTTGGCTCAAACCGAGAAAGATGCTTGGATATCTGCAGGAGAAACTCTGCAATACTGTCAGAAACTGGGAACAGCAAAACTGACTGAGATCAAGGTACAAAAAGCTCATGCAGATGGTGACAAAGATCCTTTATCTTTGGATGGTTTTg AtagtaataaagaaaattcaaCATTTGATAATTCTAAATCACCTTTACTTGAGGTAAAACGAACAGTCATTAATAAACCTAAGGCTGTTCCAATAGTTCAGAAG aacaaTAATGAAGCAAATTCAAATAAGGCCATGAGGACAGTACAAGCTAAGGACAAAAGTGAATATGCAGTGGAAAAGATCGTTGCAAAGCGATTTAATCCAAAGAAAAAAACGTtagaatatcaaattaaatgggaacatttttcaag CGAGGACAATACCTGGGAACCACTTGCTAATTTAAATCATTGCAAGCAAATGGTGGACGAATTTGAGGAACAACTGAAGAAGTTGAAAGCAGAAAAAGCCAAACAGCAAGCAATGGCTTTGGCTAAAAATTCACCAAAGATAAAATCAGCACCAACTTCCAGCTCTCCTGCTAGCTCATCAAGCTTAATTTCTACAGGAACAACTGGAAA cCGCCCTCAAAGAACTAGTAAACAAAAAGCACTGGATCAGGTCAAAGCCTGGTGTGGCAACATTTCAGACGATGAAAATTTAACTGGATTTAAAAGATCCCGAAGTCCAGATAGTGAcgattcttttgaaaaaagattAAAGTTTGACGATTTGTCTGATGATtccgaaacagaaacgaaacccAAAATACAATTTAGGAAAATTGCTCCAAAACCAAGTACCACCAATACTTCGCCAGTGCAAATTCTCAAGAATGGTATTGGTAAAAACACACCTTtaccacaaaatattttaataccaGACGCAAACGGAGTGGTCAGGATCAATCAGAAACAGTTACCATCATTGAGCACTGGG gtttATATAATGTCGAAAACTGCCGGAATTATTAAACTCGATTCTGATACATCTAAAGTTGCTACAAGTGGTGGTCAGACAATTGTTAAAGTTGCCCCCAAAATTGGTCAAACCCAGATAAAGATAATGAAAAAGGATGGCACATCAACACAAAGGATTGTCCAGATGAGTCCTAAGAATATTCCCACTCAAAAG GCAATGAAGACCCACTTATCAAGAGCACAAAAAATGGTAACAGAAATTAGACCATCCCATCAAGTGGTTAAGAGAACAccagaaattgtaaaaaaatctttaCTCAATAAATCAGATTCGGAAAAAAGGCAAATACCTATAAAAAAACTTCCAGAGCTAGTCCCCAAACAAACTTCCAAATCAATGTCCTCAGGAAAATCAAGAGAATCTGGCAATCAAAAAGATGATGAATCTGATGACGGTTTGGAAGAATTACCATTTCCTGATGAAATAAAGATACCAGAAcctgatgaagaagaaaatactGAGTTCACTTTGGATCCTGAAACTGGGAAAATAGCag GCATGGAATATCCTGACCCTGAGCCAGAACCAGAACCAACAGAAGAAACTAAATCTGATACTTCCTTAGACAACATAGTGAAATTGGCAGCAGCTGATATAACAGAAGAGGATCTGAAAAATGAACCCCAAGATCCCGTTGACATGGAAATGCACACTCTACTGCAAGATGATGATGAAACTAAAATCATGAAG ACTGAATCACAACATATACCTGAAAAAAGGTTTGCAACAGCATCACCTATGAAACCAGTTGTAAAAATGTCTGTGACTCCACGAAAAGTGGCAGCAAATCCTTCATCAATACTGAATAAGGCACTCACTGGTCCCCATGTTGTTAGAAGAACTGTAGTAGGTCCTCCGACACAAAGATTACAA CAAAAAGTTATGAATCCATCAATCAATCGAAGTCCTCAGGTAGTGAATCCAGTAGTACGGCAAGTCAATACCTATGTCAGAACAAAACCTACAGCGCCAAAACCAAAGTTCAATGTTGCTGGTGAACCACCAAAATTCATTCGCCCCAATCACAATGCTTCGCCCAAAAACGTTTACTCTTATACTAGGCAAGTTGTTCAAAATTCGCCAAATGTGAGGAAAATCGGTAACACAACAGTTAG aAGTTCAAACATGATGGGTGGTCAACAACAGAAAATGCAATCAAAATTAGTTAGAACTAGTTCAGGAATAGTCCAGAGGATAGTTTCACCTGCGAGAAAAGAGTCTATGGTTATTAGGGGACAACCGGaaagaattgaaagaaaaatggcTCCACAAAAACCTAAGACTGTTATAAGCATGCCCTCATTAATGA gTGATGATGAACTACTGATAACGACGAAAACACCACAAAAACGTAAACAAGAACCTACATCTATTCAAATATCGGCTCCAGAAGGAAACGAAAATGAACAAATACAGCAAATTCAACAGATACAACAAATCCAACAAATGGAAGAACAGCCGACAACTATGATAGAAACTCCCATTATTGCTCATCAACAAGAATCTGATGAAATTTCTAGGGAAGCTCAAGCTGTTGCTACTTTATCACCAGATATGTCTTCATTTACCCTTGCCGATAACGAAAATCCCATTTTTATCACAGGAGATGATGGTACTGTGTATCAAGTAGCAGGTCAAAATGAACAG GGTCAAACGATACTACTGACTCAAGGCAGTGATGGACAACAACAATGTTTATTAGTGACAAATGAAGTTGCAGAAGCTATGGAAACGAGTGGAGAAGAAGCAACTCAGGCTCAACCAGAAATATCTATGCCTCAAATTAGTCCTGATGTAACCGAACCCTTGTCAGTTAAAACAGACACAGTTGATAGTAATGATCAAGTTGTAGCACAAGTTGTAAGAGCAGAACCTCCAAGTCCAG GTGGAACTCATAAAGTCGTGGTAATGCTTCCAGACGGAAATCTAATGGTAACTCAAGTGTCACCTGAGGAGTATGCTAGTTTGGAACTGGAATAA